DNA sequence from the Perca fluviatilis chromosome 4, GENO_Pfluv_1.0, whole genome shotgun sequence genome:
TCACCTAGTCTCacattgtcagaccttcctccacagcgctgtggaggagggtctggctagtccacacagcatgggagataaatgtgctctggtttattagcatttctttaaatcaatcgcaatcgtcttgggcggtgctacgCGCCGGACAGAGCAATCTCGGCTCtgaaaaatagcctcgggaaggaacttgtttcggtggaacGTGAAAGTTCAAAAggtgttttagttgtgcaactgaaaactcagattggacagatagtctagctagctgtctggatttaccctgcagagatctgaggagcagttaaccatagtcctcataaagcCACTGgtttttaaaatgccaacacaaagaacgcggaaggtaacggacatccagccgaaatgaAAGACATCTGGACAGTGGAATGTTGTGTTCACCTTACCAGATTTTTCTCCAGTCTCATGCAATGGCATTGCTACTTGCTTTGTATTCTTGCTAGGAATTTATAGTATAATACCCTACAAGGAAATGACAATTACTATTCCTCTTTTttctatttcagtttttttgcaCAGAGGCTTTTGAAGAATTTAGTATCTAATTAAACTCACACCTCCTGACATCACAGCCCACCCAGAAATAGGAAATGAACTTCAAACCACAGAGATTTAGTTAGAAGCTACAAATGTACACAGAGTACACAGAGAtcttaaaaaaagtatttctttGCTGTACCTTATTTCGGCACACAGACAGATTGTTGGCGCCTCTTTTTCATCAGTCATCACACATTTCTAATGTATGATTTATGTGAGAGTAACAACTGACATttatacacacgcacacgcacacacacacacacacacacgcacacacacacacacacaaacacacacacacacacacacacacacacacacacaaatgagacAGTGCAAACGGAAATTATATACAGGGTTATTTGCATATAGAGCTCAAAATGCATTTGGAGACACATTCTACTGCCAGGTGGGAACACACTTATTGTAGAGCTTTCTACTTGTGATCGGATCACTCACAACGGAAATTAATACCAGGTGGACATGCAGCTTGAGATGCAAAAACTGtattacaaaaaagactaaaactaagactaaaattaataaaaactaaactaaaactaagcatttggTTTAACATACCAAAGCATTGATCTTGAAAATATTTGATCTGGCTTCAACTGACATGCAGTTGGTTTGGACATTAATCAGTAACTTCTCAATAAGCTCATTGTATAACAGCTGAAACTACGATGGCTATTTTTGGCTCTGACAACTATCATTTCATTGTCTCTCTTCGCTCATGTTGCCACGATGAGCCATATGGCATTCCTTAGACACTGTCGAATGTGGTTTGTTATGTCTTGAGATCTGCTGACTAGAGGAATGTGACTGGACCGCACACCGATGGAGTGACTCAGCTGACCACTTCCTGTGTCTGTGACCACCAAGTCACATTTAGTGCCCTGAGGGTGCAAGTGTGTTTGCAGCTGAGTGTGTCCCATTGTTGTTAGAGAACAGTACCCTCTTTTGAGTCCTACACAGGAAACGCTGGCTgcatttttccttcttttttggAAAAGAATCGGACATGGtctatgatttatttatttaaaattgttcATTGCATGTTTTATCTGTCATTGTCAGTGGGTATGTATCTGTTTAAGTAGATGAAGGGGTGTGACCCATAGGGAAACAGATCTCACATTGTTACAGGGACATCTAGTGGATCTACAGGGTACTATGCCTTAAGGCCACATTTTGCAAGAACAATAGAGGACCCCCCTTTGTGTCCGCTCTCGCCATCTCTCTCCTCACTCCGgccctccctccatcctgctCCTtttgtctctccatctctctgggCTCTCCCGGCTGATTCATCCTCCCTGCATCGCTTCAGTCCtcatttcttctttctttgtacgtgtctttgtgtttctgctcatttgtgtgcatgcatgcgtgcgatTTCTttacgtgtgtgtatgtctgtaccAGAAATCCCAGCCCCACCGAGATGAGCGTGGAGCCCTGGGCCAGCCCGCAGGACCAGGCAGCCGCTGAGCACGCACACAGCACGCACACGCCATCCTCCCAGGATCAGGAGCAGCACCCCGACAAACTCTGCCTGGACTCGTTCTGGAGTGAGGTGGAGACCATCCGACAGGGGAGTGGCTACACAGACCTTGACAGCACCAAGAGGGACTCCAGACAGTCAGAAGGTAAATACTGTGAATCCTGCGCTGATAGATTAAGAATGGATAGAAAGAGCTTAGCTAGAAGTCATCGTGAGTTTATGTGGTAGAATTACAAACCATCAGTGCTTAACACAGCTGCTACTGAGAGCCTCCTCCATGGCAACATATCAGGTTTCGCTCATGCAGCAAAGAAGCGCTCATCACCATGACAACACGATCAAACACTTTGTGGCAGGGAGTGTTTTATGTGCACAAGCCAAATTGCCATTCATGATGGGAATGCTCTTTTATTGTGTCCATTCATTCAGATTTTTGCTAAATTACCTAATAACCTCACTAATGTTATACTACTTACTCTGAAACACACGTTTCTCCATCAGTGCAAtcgtaaataaaacaaaatcataCCCACTTTTACTTAAAGAAACCGTTATATTGGGAACTGTTCTATTTGGGAGTTATGTTACAGCCAGTGATGCTACACTGCTACATCACTTTTGATTAGACTGTGCTACAGATGTTTCCTAGAGACTGATTTAACTAACTAAAGTCTAAACTAGCTTAACATTTCTTaagttttaattaaataaatcactGGTTTAAAACTAGCTGGTAGTTCCTACAGACCGAGGAGGGACTTTATGCACAAACCCAGTCCAGTCATTAAGTCAACAGTTTTATACTTTACatcaaaattataatttaatatAGTAAAATCCTGCATTTTACCATGCATTGTATCTACATGTTGTTGCTGTCGTCCCTGTGTATTTAAATGTGGCCTGTTGGGATATTTCACTGTCTGTTATATGTTTGTGTCTCAGAAGGCGAACAGGAGGAGCAGTGGTTGGCCGATGCTGGTTTATCGACGCTCATCAGCGAGGACAGCGAGGATGTAGACAACACGGTGCTGCTGTTAACTCTGACCCGGACCCAGGCCGAGGCCGTCCAGCGGCGACTGGATTCCTACACGCTGTCGCTCCGCAAGAGGAACAAACCCGCACCGCGTGACGTTCGTGACATCTTCCACTCCCCCATCACTCAGGTGAGAACTTTGAAATACctctaaaaaatgttttattcctgTTAGTCTAAGGAAGTTGTTCCGTAACTCACCACTGCCTCTGACACCCTGGTAGAGGAGGAAAAGCTAACTCTTCATGGCTTCAAATAATCTACAAAACAAATTGAGGAAATTTGAGAGTGACTTTAcatccaaaaataaaaagaccAGTCTCAGGATTACTGTTATTCTGTTATACAAGAATACAGCAAGCAGAGGTAGTCTGAGTCAAAGCTGCATgcagtaaaatataaaattactCATCTCCCTGGTGAATTTCAGGTCTCACTGAAGGATCTTCTATTCTTCCAATGTGTTGTGCTGTCTTGTTCCATGCAGAGGGGCTGACCTGTGACAATAGAGGCAAATCCCATGTAAAGGCCACGCTTTgtcctccctgtctgtctgagcAGCACTGAGAGGGGAATAGAGACACCGTTCAACTGATCATTATCAGTCCTTTATCAAAGGAAACACTCTTCGTGTCCATCTCCATCTGTTCAGTGGACAATATAAAACACTACCTCTATTCCCAGTGGTGGAGAAGATATTACAGGACTGATATTTTTAAGTAAAGTTGTTCCTTAGAGAAAGTGTTGTATATGTGTACACAGACATCCATTGTATGTCTGTCTATCCTGGGAGAGGGATCCCTCCTCAGTAGCTCTTCCTTTTTTCCATTTAAAGGGGCGTTTTTGGGGAGTTTTCCTCTTCCACATCAAGGCTCTAAGGACAAAGCCCCTTGAGGCAGATTTGTGATATAAATTTGACCTGACTTGACTTGTGTTTGTGACGTTTCACCAGACACTTCTGCCTGAGTCCCAGCATAGTGAAGAGCCTGCCCAAAACAGCATGGCATCAGTTGCCAAAACACCACTATCAGGTAAgagctacatacagtacagtagtacTATTACAGTAAAACTAGCTAACCCTAGTTTTACCCTAAAGGGTATAAGAAGTGAAAGTACACTCATAGCACAAAACCTAAAAAGCTGTGGCTGCAATTGTTTTAATAATCTAATAAGTCAAAACAAGACTTGATTTGAACAAAGTAACCACTCGTGTACTTCGATCATTGTATCATCTTACAAACTCCTCACAGATTTAACTACGAATTAACTGCCTGACATGTCTTTAAAAAGACATACATAAGGAAGAAATCAGGTGAGCAGCAGATTTGTGAGGTTCTAATGAGGGATTATCTGTTGGGCTCAGTCAGGCTACAGCACTGTCATCTACAGTATCTTCTAATTGGTTCAGATTTATTGAATTAATTGCTGCCAAATGTTTTGTTCCTTTGTGTAGGGTGATAAAAGATAAAGAGAGCATGTGGTTAAATTTCCTCATATTTGTGGACTTTTTTGGtccttcttcttccctcttgtTCCCTCATGTAGCGTGCATTCACATTCTATTTTTTGTGGTTTATCTACAGTGGACATCCTTGAGTGAACTAATAgattggagtgtgtgtgtgtgtgtttaccactCAGCTATGACAGCGGAGCATCGACGAGGCACTCCCAAAGAGGAAGTCTTCATCACCGACGTGGCTTACTGCGAACAGGCTGTCATCTTCCTTAAACAGGccaaactgccacagaacaaaAGCCAACGCAGAAAAGAGGATGGCACCCTGCCTGTAAGCACAAAAACACTTCCCCCCCTCTCTTACTCATGACTGTATGTCCCGAAGCCTTCAGGAAATCTGTGGAAAGttataaaactgtatttctaATAGGGAAATTTGTAAACAGCCCAGTGATTTCTTGAAACGGGAAGACAATTAGGGCATAAATGGGAGTACTGACAAGTTTCACTGCATGCATTTCCTACAATAATGTTTATGGGTgtgaaagtacatttgaaatgtatttacagAAAACAGAACATAATAATTGCTTGTTAGTGTAAGCCAATTCTAATCAGCCCGCTGTTGGTTAGATAACAGGGTTAAACAGAATAAAAGAATGAGGGAATTAGCTCAAAACAAAAGAAGAGTTATTGTGTAACAGAGTCCAgtagatttattttttctatttcaggCTGAATAAGTTTCCTCAGCAACagggaaaatgttttttaaacatgttaaataTAACTAAATGGATACCATTGCCAAACTTACACTGCTTAGAGTATTAATGAAGAGAATGACTGATGCACATTATATTACAATAAGTATTATGTAAATGATTTGACACTGTCGCCATTTTCTTCATCCCATtttgtctttctctgcttttttttttgcttcgtatgcttctttgtctttctttaCCTCTTCACCTCCACTTCCCATCTCTTAACTCCAATCCCCCTCTCCTCACTTCTCTCTGCCTTCACTCTCACCCTCTCAGCGGGTGGTCTGCCCTAAGTGCCGTCTGGGAGTGACTCGTATTCAGGATCTCTCCCACAGCGACATGAAGAAGGTGCGTCAGCTGGCTCTCATCGACATGACGGCGCTGTGCGACCTCTTAGAGCTGGAGGTTAAAAGGCACAAAACCAGCAAGAGGAAAATCCCAGGTATGGCAGCAACCACACAAAGGgagcactttaaaaacacacacacacacacacacacacaaggaaatAGGCTGGCAGCTGTTGTTTTCCTAGACAATAATATTTTTACTATGTGCAGTGTTTATCTtgcatctgttttttttgtctctgaaTGTGAGCCAATCAAATCCAAGAAAAACAATAACTCAAACTGGCACTTGAATGGTTGTCTGCAGCTCTAGTTCTGCACAAACTGTCAGCTTTCGAATGTCTGCAGATACTTCTTTCTGTTCCCCTGCTGTCTGGAATTTAAATCTAAATATACTCCTGTACCTGTTTCTGTATACATAACAGCACTGGAAATAAGACTAAACTATTGTGACACATTCTTTAGCAATACATTATTCAGCCATAAGAAATCCTAGCATTTTTTGGTTAGCCATAGTTTCACACACTGCAGTTTCTGTATGTCGGCACGCTGATTTACAAGGAATTCCACAGAAGCAATGATGTGGAAGTCTGGAtgtaggcacacacacataacacaggAAAATATCTCCTTTATGCAAGTAATGCAATGCAGAGAACAATTGAATGACATCTTGTGTCTTTCACAGAGAGCACGCTCTACGGGGTGCCGCTGGCGACGCTGCTGGAGAACGATCAGAAAATAAAACCCAACACCTCGACTCCTCTCTTCATGCAGGCGGTGAGAACCCGTAATACACACGTTTATATGACCTTAAAATAAGTGTATGAAGAAGATTATCCCAAACGCTTTTTATATGATTGTTTCGATGCtatctgtactgtatgtgggcTTGAGGTGTTCATTTAGCCAATAATCGAAACAGCCTGTGTTGCCTATAAGATATCAGATCTGCTCTTTCCTCTGCTCTGACACAAGATGACAGTTTACATCTTACACCATATTTTGCACAGCATGTGTTCGGCACATTTTTGCTTTGTTGAACCCACAAACCATGTCTTCAGATAGAAGCACATAAAAAACCTCAGTGTCCTCTAAATGTGAAAAGCTTTGACCACACCCTGTATGTAGCGGCAGTTACTGAGAATAACCAGCAGAGGTGAGCGAGAGATTCTTATCTACTGATGCCTGACTCTCTGCTAATGTCTCTCTCTACttccactccctctctctctctctctctctgtctctccctctctctctctctctctctctctctctctctctctgcagctgtTGTCATTTTTGGAGAAGAAAGGTGTCGATTCGGAGGGGATCCTGCGGGTTCCAGGATCTCAGTCCAGAATCAAGGTACAATTAATGGATCCACTCATTATTTCTGTGACACAAAGCTGACACTGACTGCACCAAATTATTTTATCACACAACATGCCcccttttaatgtttcatgATCTAAAGGGCAGCAAAATTATAGACACAGTTAAATGTCAGAAGTGCCTGAACAGAGTGAAGAAAATCAAACAGCTTTACTAGTTTAGCTATAGTTGACATTTAGAACATTCCAATGGAGAAtcaattgtgtttttttcagcTGCTGCTGCCAGAGTCACCTCCTGATACAGTATTTAATGCAGCACATGCACAGGAGATGGTGAAAAGCAGACAGAAGAGGGCGCCATTTAACAGCAGTACACATTAGATCCTGTTAATAGAGATAATAGATTTGGAAACAATGATCATTTAGAGAGAGaattaaataaactaaattctttttaaatctttactTTATATTAGTGAACCAAGATATTACACCATTATAACTGTATTTCTTATTCcccaatattttatttattaactcAAAATATGTTACATATTTGATAATAGTTCAACTATTAATGTACTACAGTTGTGACACTATATTTTCTTTCTGGCCCAAGCTCATGAAGGATCTACCACCCTCAGCATATTCTGCCATTTTGTTCTGATTTTAGATCCACAAATAGAGGCAGGAATCAACGGGAGTCTATGCTCTTAATCCAATGCTCAAAATATTGCCTGAACCATTTTAGTATCTTTATAACACGTGAGAAAGCTGTGTTCGCCTCTGACTGTAAAATAAGAATCCGTAACTCAAGAGATGATAGCACTTATATACTCTTATAAACGCCTAAGGAAATAGAGATCGATAACACTGCCAGGTAATTAGCTGCGACCTCATGCCTGTGTTTCTAACATCCATGAAGAGTTAGTTTGATACTAATGAGCTTTAAATAGCTGCTCCAGAGCCATGTCAGCTCTGTGAGTGACATACAACTCTCCATATCTCCATAACTCAAAATAACTGTCACTGAAAATGTAACATTACAAACACTGgaaatttatttcttttattacgCTATTTTTTTATGTCTGGGAGGTGGAACTTAACACAGGCGGTTCATCTGTGCtcatcatagactgtataaaactagGTGCCCATGCAGTTCTGAAAGCTTCTCGTTGTTTTCTACCTGCAGCATCTGCAGCAGAACTTGGAGAGCAACTTCTACTCAGGGCAGGTCAGCTGGGACGAGGTGAGTCCGAATGATGCCGCCGCGCTGCTCAAGAAGTTCATCCGGGAACTGCCCGCTCCTCTGCTCACCGCCGAGTACCTCAACACCTTCAGCGCCGTCAGAGGTCAGTGGGCaacattttgaatattttgTCAAATTCAAAAGCATTGAATTGAAAGTGAAAAGAGTTTAGTGTCATATTTACACACCCATTGTATTTTAAAAGAACAAATGTCTGTTGTTTGGATGAA
Encoded proteins:
- the LOC120556778 gene encoding rho GTPase-activating protein 40, which gives rise to MGGGEEVLVSRNGSTMQFPRTSLNRFRLRPSQSPVGRRRIKPSSLQKKARNPSPTEMSVEPWASPQDQAAAEHAHSTHTPSSQDQEQHPDKLCLDSFWSEVETIRQGSGYTDLDSTKRDSRQSEEGEQEEQWLADAGLSTLISEDSEDVDNTVLLLTLTRTQAEAVQRRLDSYTLSLRKRNKPAPRDVRDIFHSPITQTLLPESQHSEEPAQNSMASVAKTPLSAMTAEHRRGTPKEEVFITDVAYCEQAVIFLKQAKLPQNKSQRRKEDGTLPRVVCPKCRLGVTRIQDLSHSDMKKVRQLALIDMTALCDLLELEVKRHKTSKRKIPESTLYGVPLATLLENDQKIKPNTSTPLFMQALLSFLEKKGVDSEGILRVPGSQSRIKHLQQNLESNFYSGQVSWDEVSPNDAAALLKKFIRELPAPLLTAEYLNTFSAALLEFLSKVVSREKRNRMNLWAVATIMAPNLFLHKAVPSRLTEGAEKGHAEKAADVMRLLIRYQDLLWTIPNFLMSQVRKLNENSNRRYQFYDRRIKNLLRKIHTDSREKPDKNTSDPCRTVKIQVGDLVSGTMEFPLNVNSRASDLLAQFQHQSLRSPDNGKGKMRRNGSVAYPDCALYEVGGNIGEHCLDPDAHLLDLYNTNTGGEWVIKLKPNASRGL